The Hymenobacter sp. 5317J-9 genome has a window encoding:
- a CDS encoding aldo/keto reductase — MPVSSPPTSADFLSRLALGTVQFGLDYGINNTAGRPSDAAVHAVLRTAQAAGITLLDTAAAYGDSEVRLGHWLSEQSPTAPPFQVVTKLAAGPAAQVQHQLQESRARLRQPAVYGVMFHSFGAFREQEAGWEALREARSEGLVQRIGLSLYHPQEAAWLLETGLDADLVQVPFNVLDQRFGLILPKLARRGVEVHVRSAFLQGLLLRDPVALPAFFAPLAPKLTRLRGLAQEANVPLPALLLQFAAYAPGVARLVVGVDSVANLQENVAAGAFSLPAEHLRPELLALAETTDEFILPYAWPPRS; from the coding sequence ATGCCGGTTAGCAGCCCCCCGACTTCCGCTGATTTTCTGAGCCGGCTCGCGCTGGGCACGGTCCAGTTCGGGCTCGACTACGGCATCAACAACACCGCCGGACGCCCCTCCGACGCGGCCGTGCACGCGGTATTGCGCACCGCCCAAGCCGCGGGCATCACGCTGCTCGACACCGCCGCGGCCTATGGCGACAGCGAAGTCCGGCTGGGCCACTGGCTGAGCGAGCAGAGCCCGACGGCTCCCCCTTTTCAAGTTGTGACCAAGCTGGCCGCCGGTCCGGCCGCCCAGGTGCAGCACCAGCTGCAGGAGTCACGGGCGCGGCTGCGACAGCCGGCCGTGTACGGGGTGATGTTCCACAGCTTCGGTGCGTTTCGGGAGCAGGAGGCGGGTTGGGAGGCGCTACGGGAAGCCCGCTCTGAGGGGCTGGTGCAGCGCATTGGCTTGTCGCTTTATCACCCGCAGGAGGCGGCTTGGCTGCTGGAAACGGGGCTCGATGCTGACCTCGTTCAAGTGCCTTTCAACGTGCTGGACCAGCGCTTCGGGCTCATTTTACCGAAACTGGCGCGGCGCGGGGTAGAAGTGCACGTGCGGTCGGCGTTTTTGCAGGGCCTGCTGCTGCGCGACCCGGTCGCCCTGCCCGCTTTCTTCGCGCCGCTGGCTCCCAAGCTGACCCGGCTGCGGGGCCTCGCGCAGGAAGCAAACGTGCCGCTGCCGGCCCTGCTGCTGCAGTTTGCGGCCTACGCGCCGGGGGTAGCGCGCCTGGTGGTGGGCGTGGACTCCGTGGCTAATTTGCAGGAAAATGTAGCGGCCGGCGCGTTCTCTTTGCCTGCCGAGCACCTGCGCCCCGAACTGCTGGCGCTTGCCGAAACCACCGACGAATTCATCCTGCCCTACGCATGGCCGCCCCGCTCCTAG
- the pseC gene encoding UDP-4-amino-4,6-dideoxy-N-acetyl-beta-L-altrosamine transaminase: MPESIFHPTRPLPYGRQHITEADVAAVTAALHADYLTQGPTVAEFEKQFAAYVGARYAVAVSNGTAALHLCALALNVQPGQHVVTTPLTFAASANCVRYCGGEVHFADIDPDTGLIDLAKVRALLEAHPKGYFTGLIPVDFAGLAVNLEEARQLADEFGLWIIEDSCHAPGGFFIDSKGEKQRCGNGQFADLAIFSFHPVKHIATGEGGMITTNSEQLFHHLLRLRTHGITRDPADLRREPDGGWYMEMQELGYNYRLPDFNCALGLSQLARADEGLARRRQLAAQYDAAFAQVPGVTVLAHGRPGHAYHLYVIEVADRKGLYDFLKTRQIFAQVHYIPVHRMPYYEGLGWRAGDFPLVEEYYAHCLSIPLFPTLTDEEQAYVVACITEFVTADNAG, from the coding sequence ATGCCCGAATCTATTTTCCACCCCACCCGCCCCCTGCCTTACGGCCGCCAGCACATCACCGAAGCCGACGTGGCCGCCGTCACGGCCGCCCTGCATGCTGATTACCTAACCCAGGGGCCTACCGTGGCCGAATTCGAAAAGCAGTTTGCCGCCTACGTGGGCGCGCGGTATGCCGTGGCCGTGAGCAACGGCACGGCTGCCCTGCACCTCTGCGCGCTGGCCCTGAACGTGCAGCCCGGCCAGCACGTCGTCACCACGCCGCTCACCTTTGCGGCTTCGGCCAACTGCGTGCGCTACTGCGGCGGCGAGGTCCATTTTGCCGACATCGACCCGGATACGGGACTCATCGATTTGGCCAAGGTGCGCGCCCTGCTGGAAGCGCACCCCAAAGGCTATTTCACGGGCTTGATTCCGGTGGATTTTGCTGGCCTGGCGGTGAACCTAGAGGAAGCCCGCCAGCTGGCCGATGAGTTCGGGCTCTGGATAATTGAGGACTCCTGCCACGCGCCGGGCGGCTTTTTCATTGACTCCAAAGGCGAGAAGCAGCGCTGCGGCAACGGCCAGTTTGCCGATTTGGCCATTTTCAGCTTCCACCCGGTAAAGCACATTGCCACCGGCGAGGGCGGCATGATTACCACCAACTCCGAGCAGCTGTTCCACCACCTGCTGCGCCTGCGCACCCACGGCATCACCCGCGACCCGGCCGACCTCCGGCGCGAGCCCGACGGCGGCTGGTACATGGAAATGCAGGAGTTGGGCTACAACTACCGCCTGCCCGATTTCAACTGCGCCCTGGGCCTGAGCCAGCTCGCCCGCGCCGACGAAGGCCTGGCCCGCCGCCGCCAGCTGGCCGCCCAGTACGACGCGGCCTTTGCCCAGGTGCCCGGCGTGACGGTGCTGGCCCACGGCCGCCCCGGCCACGCCTACCACCTCTACGTCATCGAGGTAGCCGACCGGAAGGGGCTGTACGATTTCCTGAAAACGCGGCAGATTTTTGCGCAGGTGCACTACATCCCGGTGCACCGCATGCCCTACTACGAAGGCCTGGGCTGGCGCGCCGGCGACTTCCCGCTGGTGGAAGAATACTACGCCCACTGCCTCAGCATCCCGCTTTTCCCCACGCTCACCGACGAGGAACAAGCCTACGTGGTGGCGTGCATCACCGAGTTTGTGACTGCTGACAATGCCGGTTAG
- a CDS encoding gliding motility-associated C-terminal domain-containing protein, whose product MSKTLLYMPVKPFLLLLILELVSGCTRVWAQPETRNWRFARGGGLTFPAVGPPVATPSSALVFHEACSTISSADGRLLCSASGTQVWDSTNAPMPNGMLSRGHESATQGALLVPSPRNPQEVYLFTVDALENELNNGLRYSIIDLRLRGGLGDIGPVKEVAVPLPGGRLKVTEKLTAVPLPNGRDYWIIVHDWGTNLFYCFLLNPAGLQAAPVVSAVGAVHQNPNAGTTLFQFDNAGGYLRAAPNGRQLALVQSRAGLELFDFNNQTGQVSNARSIPTAAVSYYGLEFSPDSSKLYLTALQFQANVSDLGVYQLDLANQNTLTRVGTAIGGLGAVLRGNDSRLYVRQVFTGYLGVIEVPNAAGLACDFRPSGQPINLRANDFARVGLPNFAGGLASIRVVLNAAASQCCVGSAVTFSAEVLPFSPGTSFTWNFGDASAGPANMATGFGVSHVYALAGTFTATVTAVLPGGGTYTAQHPVTVVASPVLNLGPRLRTLCAGQALTIGPVEQPAGTTYRWRDGLATAARSVRAAGRYVLTLTSPEGCTVQDSVDVQLLPKPLISLGRDTVLCFGQPAVQLYAGPQPAGSNYRWQDGSVGATFAATQPGLYHVEVRNAAGCVSTDSLLVSDEACPFTIPNIITPNGDRYNATLVLQGLLPSAFSLRVFNRWGREVFSQAAYDNAWAAQGLPDGVYYYLLTKTASGRKIKGWVEVKR is encoded by the coding sequence TTGTCCAAAACTCTCTTATACATGCCAGTGAAACCATTCTTGCTGCTTTTGATACTGGAATTGGTGAGCGGCTGTACCAGGGTTTGGGCTCAACCCGAAACGCGCAACTGGCGCTTTGCCCGCGGGGGCGGGCTAACGTTTCCGGCGGTGGGGCCGCCGGTGGCTACACCCAGCAGCGCGTTGGTATTTCATGAAGCTTGCTCAACCATATCCAGTGCTGATGGCCGCCTGCTTTGCTCTGCGAGCGGAACCCAGGTCTGGGACTCCACCAATGCGCCCATGCCCAATGGGATGTTGAGCAGAGGCCACGAGTCGGCCACACAAGGCGCCCTGCTGGTGCCCAGCCCCCGTAACCCGCAAGAGGTGTATCTCTTCACCGTTGATGCGCTTGAAAATGAGCTAAACAACGGCTTGCGCTACTCCATTATTGACCTGCGCTTGAGAGGGGGACTCGGCGATATCGGCCCGGTAAAGGAAGTGGCAGTGCCCCTGCCCGGTGGTCGGCTAAAAGTCACCGAAAAGCTAACGGCCGTGCCGCTACCCAACGGCCGTGACTACTGGATTATCGTGCATGACTGGGGTACTAACCTTTTCTATTGCTTTCTACTCAATCCTGCGGGCTTGCAGGCTGCACCGGTAGTCAGCGCTGTCGGGGCGGTTCATCAAAATCCTAACGCTGGCACTACGCTGTTCCAGTTCGATAACGCCGGCGGCTACCTACGGGCCGCACCCAACGGCCGACAGCTGGCGCTGGTGCAATCACGTGCGGGGCTGGAACTGTTTGACTTCAACAACCAGACTGGCCAGGTATCGAACGCCCGCTCTATTCCTACTGCTGCGGTAAGCTATTACGGCTTGGAGTTTTCGCCCGATAGCAGCAAGCTATACCTGACTGCATTACAGTTCCAGGCCAATGTTAGTGACCTAGGCGTTTATCAGCTTGATTTGGCGAATCAAAACACGCTGACAAGGGTTGGCACTGCTATCGGTGGGCTTGGCGCGGTGTTGCGCGGCAACGACTCGCGCCTTTATGTACGACAAGTTTTTACCGGCTACCTCGGCGTTATTGAAGTGCCTAACGCCGCCGGCTTAGCCTGCGACTTCCGCCCCAGCGGCCAGCCAATCAATTTGAGGGCTAATGACTTCGCCCGTGTGGGTTTGCCCAACTTTGCAGGTGGATTGGCGTCCATTCGTGTGGTCCTTAATGCGGCTGCCAGCCAATGCTGCGTTGGAAGCGCGGTCACTTTTAGCGCCGAAGTATTGCCTTTTTCCCCGGGCACTAGTTTTACCTGGAACTTTGGCGACGCGAGCGCTGGGCCCGCCAACATGGCCACGGGGTTCGGGGTGAGCCACGTGTATGCCCTGGCCGGCACGTTCACAGCAACCGTAACGGCGGTGTTGCCCGGGGGCGGCACCTACACGGCTCAACACCCGGTTACGGTGGTGGCTTCACCAGTGCTGAACCTGGGGCCGCGCCTGCGCACGCTGTGTGCAGGGCAAGCCTTAACCATCGGCCCGGTAGAGCAACCCGCAGGCACGACTTACCGCTGGCGCGACGGCCTTGCTACCGCGGCCCGCTCCGTGCGCGCCGCGGGCCGCTACGTGCTGACCCTCACGTCGCCAGAAGGGTGCACGGTGCAGGATTCCGTGGACGTACAATTGCTCCCCAAGCCGCTCATTAGCCTGGGGCGCGACACGGTGCTGTGCTTCGGGCAACCGGCCGTGCAGCTGTATGCCGGCCCGCAGCCCGCTGGTTCCAACTACCGCTGGCAGGACGGCAGCGTCGGAGCTACTTTCGCCGCAACCCAACCCGGCCTTTACCACGTGGAAGTGCGCAACGCTGCGGGCTGCGTCAGCACCGATTCGCTGCTGGTGAGCGACGAGGCCTGCCCGTTCACTATTCCCAATATCATCACGCCCAACGGCGACCGTTACAACGCCACCCTTGTGCTTCAAGGGTTATTGCCGTCCGCTTTCAGCCTGCGTGTTTTCAATCGTTGGGGCCGCGAGGTTTTTTCGCAAGCGGCTTACGACAACGCCTGGGCAGCCCAGGGCCTGCCCGATGGCGTCTATTACTACCTGCTCACCAAAACGGCTTCAGGTCGGAAAATCAAAGGCTGGGTAGAAGTCAAACGCTAA
- the pseB gene encoding UDP-N-acetylglucosamine 4,6-dehydratase (inverting), giving the protein MALDLNHKSILVTGGTGSFGKQFVRTVFEQFPLVKRLVVFSRDELKQYEMSQEFSPAKYPAIRYFIGDVRDPQRLHRACEGIDIVIHAAALKQVPAAEYNPMECIKTNIFGAENVINAALDSGVKDVVALSTDKAAAPINLYGATKLCSDKLFVAANNMKGARDLRFSVVRYGNVIGSRGSVVPFFLQERHKGVLPITHPDMTRFNISLEEGVDLVLYALEHAWGGEIFVPKIPSYKITEVARAIGPECEQQIVGIRPGEKLHEAMITETDALSTVELDRYYVILPSMPTWDVEKFIKNFNGRRVPLGFYYDSANNEEWLDAEQIREEIRLHVDADFAV; this is encoded by the coding sequence ATGGCTCTCGACCTCAACCACAAATCCATCCTCGTCACGGGGGGCACCGGCTCGTTCGGCAAGCAGTTCGTGCGCACCGTTTTCGAACAATTTCCCCTGGTGAAGCGCCTTGTGGTGTTTTCGCGCGACGAGCTGAAGCAGTACGAGATGAGCCAGGAGTTCAGCCCGGCGAAGTACCCGGCCATCCGCTATTTCATCGGCGACGTGCGCGACCCCCAGCGCCTGCACCGCGCCTGCGAGGGCATCGACATCGTGATTCACGCCGCCGCCCTCAAGCAGGTGCCCGCCGCCGAGTACAACCCGATGGAGTGCATCAAAACCAACATCTTCGGCGCCGAAAACGTCATCAACGCCGCCCTCGACTCGGGCGTGAAAGACGTGGTGGCCCTCAGCACCGACAAGGCCGCTGCCCCCATCAACCTGTACGGCGCCACCAAGCTGTGCTCGGACAAGCTCTTCGTGGCGGCCAACAACATGAAGGGCGCCCGCGACCTGCGCTTTTCGGTGGTGCGCTACGGCAACGTAATCGGCTCGCGCGGCTCGGTGGTGCCGTTCTTTTTGCAGGAGCGGCACAAGGGCGTGCTGCCCATCACCCACCCCGACATGACGCGCTTCAACATCTCGCTCGAAGAAGGTGTTGATTTGGTGCTGTATGCGCTGGAGCACGCCTGGGGCGGCGAGATTTTCGTGCCCAAAATCCCCAGCTACAAAATTACGGAAGTGGCCCGCGCCATCGGGCCGGAGTGCGAACAGCAAATTGTGGGCATTCGCCCCGGTGAGAAGCTGCACGAGGCCATGATTACGGAAACCGACGCCCTGAGCACCGTGGAACTGGACCGCTACTACGTCATCCTGCCCTCGATGCCGACCTGGGACGTGGAGAAATTCATTAAGAATTTCAACGGCCGACGCGTGCCGCTGGGCTTCTACTACGACTCGGCCAATAACGAGGAATGGCTCGACGCCGAGCAGATTCGCGAGGAAATCCGCCTGCACGTGGATGCCGATTTTGCGGTGTAG
- a CDS encoding MBOAT family O-acyltransferase — protein sequence MLFNSLHFLVFFPLVVGLYFGLPPRWRGPLLLLASYYFYMSWRAVYALLLLATTLVDYYSGYRMSQLATKQERRPYLYLSLVSNLGTLFVFKYFNFFRDSVLQLAEAFHLPHGSGPALGLLLPVGVSFYTFQSVGYIIDVYQGRLEAERNFGRFALFVAFFPQLVAGPIERGGHMLPQFRREHRFDYARIVSGLRLMAWGLFKKVVVADRLALLVNPVFNNPRQHPEGPLLVLATLAFTFQIYGDFSGYTDMARGAARVLGFDFNLNFRQPYLSASVPEFWRRWHISLSSWFRDYVYIPLGGSRVRPARAYANLLAVFLISGLWHGANWTFLVWGGLHGLYLVLSTWARPLKERLAQLTGLAGHPRLRRVWGVLVTFGLVAYAWIFFRANTFGDAVFISQHLFNGWDQLGGRGTTTLLLEFSQHYRPELAVAAFGVLLMLGVEYFGRARSLQAWVSAQSVAVRWSGYVGLALLILYLGVFNSTSFIYFQF from the coding sequence ATGTTATTCAACTCCCTCCACTTTCTGGTCTTTTTCCCGCTGGTAGTCGGGTTGTATTTCGGCCTGCCGCCGCGCTGGCGCGGGCCGCTGCTGCTGCTGGCCAGCTACTACTTCTACATGAGCTGGCGGGCCGTGTATGCCCTGCTGCTGCTGGCCACCACGCTGGTGGATTACTACAGCGGCTACCGCATGAGCCAGCTGGCCACCAAACAGGAGCGGCGGCCCTACCTCTACCTTAGCCTGGTTAGCAACCTGGGTACGCTGTTTGTTTTCAAGTACTTCAACTTTTTTCGGGATTCGGTGCTGCAGCTGGCCGAGGCCTTTCACCTGCCGCACGGCAGCGGGCCGGCGCTGGGGCTGCTGCTGCCGGTGGGCGTGTCGTTCTACACGTTTCAGTCGGTGGGCTACATCATCGATGTGTACCAGGGCCGGCTGGAAGCGGAGCGGAATTTTGGGCGCTTTGCCTTGTTCGTGGCGTTTTTTCCGCAGCTGGTGGCCGGGCCCATCGAGCGGGGCGGGCACATGCTGCCGCAGTTTCGGCGGGAGCACCGCTTCGATTACGCCCGCATCGTGAGCGGGCTGCGGCTCATGGCCTGGGGCCTGTTCAAAAAAGTGGTGGTGGCCGACCGCCTGGCCCTGCTCGTGAATCCCGTGTTCAACAACCCGCGCCAGCATCCCGAGGGGCCGCTGCTGGTGCTGGCCACGCTGGCCTTCACCTTCCAGATTTACGGCGACTTCTCGGGGTATACGGACATGGCCCGGGGCGCGGCCCGCGTGCTGGGCTTCGATTTCAACCTCAACTTTCGGCAGCCCTACCTCTCGGCCTCGGTGCCCGAATTCTGGCGGCGCTGGCACATTTCGCTGTCGAGCTGGTTCCGCGACTACGTGTACATTCCGCTGGGCGGCAGCCGGGTGCGGCCCGCCCGTGCTTACGCCAACTTGCTGGCCGTGTTCCTCATCAGCGGCCTCTGGCACGGCGCCAACTGGACGTTTCTGGTGTGGGGCGGCCTGCACGGCTTGTACCTGGTGCTCAGTACCTGGGCGCGCCCATTGAAGGAGCGGCTGGCCCAGCTTACCGGGTTGGCCGGGCACCCGCGGCTGCGGCGGGTGTGGGGCGTGCTGGTCACGTTCGGGCTGGTGGCCTACGCCTGGATTTTCTTTCGCGCCAACACCTTTGGCGATGCCGTTTTTATCAGCCAGCACCTATTCAACGGCTGGGACCAGTTGGGGGGGAGGGGCACGACCACGCTGCTGCTGGAGTTTTCGCAGCACTACCGGCCCGAACTGGCGGTGGCCGCCTTCGGGGTCCTGTTGATGCTGGGCGTCGAATATTTTGGCCGGGCGCGTAGCCTGCAGGCCTGGGTTTCGGCCCAGTCGGTGGCGGTGCGCTGGTCGGGCTACGTGGGCTTGGCCTTGCTGATTCTGTATTTGGGTGTGTTCAATAGCACCTCGTTTATCTATTTTCAATTTTGA
- a CDS encoding DUF6044 family protein produces MKTGRTFLRPLPLALAGLVLFLLPFLALGSHSFITIHDNLDTEIGSPYLLNKFRVVFDYRPTTVIPSIMNGLPRNALRSGLNPTVWLFGMFLPWAAYLINQVLVRLLGLLGMWALLRHRWLPGPKRRWLAAGLALAWATLPIYSVYGLTVLGQPALLLAVLRLREGRGKWWPWLLVAAFPVWSFFVFVGPFLGGAMAGLALYDAWHGRRAAAWRVRAAAALLALMYVVVEWPLFYSLLVTQQFVSHRVEHDLLRTVAFGLGPGLRSAANFLLLGQYHSSQFFRGAMALAVLAALAWGRGGWRVAARRLAPWVVGMVGVAIFCGFVLQGVALVQHRLPLLHAFNLTRLGFLLPLASFGVLALSLRLLPPRRHLVAGVLVAGQLCIGLLMNTEWTNNLRELAGHPKKGQPNYAQYVATPLFTNIKTYLAQRTGMPPSGYRVGCLGFAPAVAQLNDFYTLDSNQNSYPLSYKHRFRPLIAGELAKDPALRTYFDAWGNRCYFFSHELGRNFLVPASPVRTVQDWALDAAAFRKMGGRFIFSAARLASPARSGLRPVADFADARAYWHIYVYEVAAQAR; encoded by the coding sequence ATGAAAACCGGGCGCACATTTCTACGGCCGTTGCCCCTGGCGCTGGCGGGGCTGGTGCTGTTTCTGCTGCCGTTTCTGGCGCTGGGCAGCCACAGCTTTATCACCATCCACGACAACCTGGACACCGAAATCGGCAGCCCTTATCTGCTGAACAAGTTTCGGGTGGTGTTCGACTATCGGCCTACTACCGTGATACCGAGCATCATGAACGGGTTGCCGCGCAACGCCCTGCGCTCGGGGCTGAACCCGACGGTGTGGCTGTTTGGGATGTTTCTCCCCTGGGCCGCTTACCTCATAAACCAGGTGTTGGTGCGGCTGCTGGGGTTGCTGGGCATGTGGGCGCTGCTGCGCCACCGCTGGCTGCCGGGCCCAAAGCGGCGGTGGCTGGCGGCGGGCCTGGCGCTGGCCTGGGCCACGCTGCCCATTTATTCCGTGTATGGCCTGACGGTGCTAGGGCAGCCGGCCCTGCTGCTGGCAGTGTTGCGCCTGCGCGAAGGCCGCGGGAAGTGGTGGCCCTGGCTGCTGGTGGCGGCATTTCCGGTGTGGTCGTTTTTTGTGTTTGTGGGTCCTTTCCTTGGCGGGGCCATGGCGGGGCTGGCGCTGTATGACGCCTGGCACGGGCGCCGCGCGGCTGCGTGGCGAGTCAGGGCCGCCGCGGCCCTGCTGGCGCTGATGTACGTGGTGGTGGAGTGGCCGCTTTTTTATTCGCTGCTGGTGACGCAGCAATTCGTGTCGCACCGCGTCGAGCATGATTTGCTGCGGACGGTGGCGTTTGGGCTGGGGCCCGGCCTGCGCTCGGCGGCTAATTTCCTGTTGCTGGGGCAATACCATTCGAGCCAGTTTTTTCGCGGGGCAATGGCGCTGGCGGTGCTGGCGGCTCTGGCCTGGGGCCGGGGCGGCTGGCGGGTGGCCGCGCGCCGGCTGGCCCCTTGGGTAGTGGGCATGGTGGGCGTGGCCATTTTCTGCGGGTTTGTGCTACAGGGCGTGGCCTTGGTGCAACACCGCCTGCCGCTGCTACACGCCTTCAACCTCACGCGGCTGGGGTTCCTGCTGCCGCTAGCCAGTTTTGGCGTGCTGGCGCTGAGCCTACGGCTGCTGCCGCCCCGCCGGCACCTGGTGGCCGGGGTGCTGGTGGCGGGGCAGCTCTGCATCGGCCTGCTGATGAATACCGAATGGACCAACAACCTGCGCGAGCTGGCCGGGCATCCCAAAAAGGGCCAGCCGAATTACGCCCAGTACGTGGCCACGCCGCTATTCACCAACATCAAAACCTACTTAGCTCAGCGCACAGGTATGCCACCCAGCGGCTACCGCGTCGGCTGCCTCGGCTTTGCGCCCGCCGTGGCCCAGCTCAACGACTTCTACACCCTCGACAGCAACCAGAACAGCTACCCGCTGAGCTACAAGCACCGGTTCCGCCCCCTCATTGCCGGCGAGCTGGCCAAAGACCCCGCCCTGCGCACCTACTTCGATGCCTGGGGCAACCGCTGCTACTTTTTCTCGCACGAGCTGGGCCGCAACTTTCTCGTGCCCGCCTCGCCCGTGCGCACCGTGCAGGACTGGGCCCTTGATGCCGCCGCGTTCCGAAAAATGGGAGGCCGCTTCATCTTCAGCGCGGCGCGGCTGGCTAGCCCCGCCCGTAGCGGCCTGCGGCCCGTGGCCGACTTTGCCGATGCCCGGGCCTACTGGCACATCTACGTGTACGAAGTGGCTGCACAAGCGCGCTAG
- a CDS encoding glycosyltransferase family 4 protein, with protein sequence MPATRPLRLLVITYYWPPSGGAGVQRCLKWVKHLGQFGVEATVITVDPAQATYPVRDESLLAEVPADVRVIRTKTSEPFESYKKLTGRAVPYGGFANEGKPGLMQKALRFVRGNLFIPDPRRGWNRHALAAVEQLLAAGEQFDAVLTSSPPHSTQLIGLELKKRHGLRWLADLRDPWTDIYYYKDLHHTPLASWLDARYERQVLTQADTVLVTSPETKRLFLAKLPELPAGKFQVLPNGYDESDFQKLSQPPSDYLRITHTGTITELYNIECLLEAVATCAKRHPDVPLRLRFVGQVSAQLRGQIERAGLQAATEFIPFVPHDKSVEYLLSASALLMAIPDVPRNFGILPGKIFEYLAANKPILCVGPAGSDADNLLQECDAGQALPYRNLALMLATLETLVAQWRHNPNLDLPAVSHHRYSRRALTARLAEIAAS encoded by the coding sequence GTGCCCGCCACCCGTCCGTTGCGCCTGCTTGTCATCACCTATTATTGGCCGCCATCGGGCGGGGCCGGCGTGCAGCGCTGCCTCAAGTGGGTAAAGCACCTGGGCCAGTTCGGCGTGGAGGCCACCGTGATAACCGTGGACCCGGCCCAGGCCACCTACCCCGTGCGCGACGAAAGCCTGCTGGCCGAAGTGCCCGCCGATGTGCGCGTCATCCGCACCAAAACCTCGGAGCCCTTTGAAAGCTACAAGAAGCTGACCGGGCGCGCCGTGCCCTACGGCGGCTTCGCCAACGAAGGCAAGCCCGGTCTGATGCAAAAAGCCCTGCGCTTCGTGCGTGGCAACCTGTTCATTCCGGACCCGCGCCGCGGCTGGAACCGCCACGCTCTGGCGGCGGTGGAGCAACTGCTGGCCGCCGGTGAGCAGTTCGACGCCGTGCTCACGTCCTCGCCGCCGCACTCCACGCAGCTCATCGGGCTGGAGCTGAAAAAGCGCCACGGCCTGCGCTGGCTGGCCGACCTGCGCGACCCCTGGACGGACATTTACTACTATAAAGACCTGCACCACACGCCGCTAGCGTCCTGGCTCGATGCGCGCTACGAGCGGCAAGTGCTGACGCAGGCCGATACCGTGCTGGTGACTTCGCCCGAAACCAAGCGGCTGTTTCTGGCCAAGCTGCCGGAGCTGCCGGCGGGCAAGTTTCAGGTGCTGCCCAATGGCTACGACGAGTCGGATTTTCAGAAGCTCTCGCAGCCGCCTTCCGACTACCTGCGCATTACGCACACCGGCACCATCACGGAGCTTTATAACATTGAATGCCTGCTGGAAGCCGTGGCCACCTGCGCCAAACGGCACCCCGACGTGCCGCTGCGGCTGCGCTTTGTGGGCCAGGTATCGGCGCAGCTGCGCGGGCAGATTGAGCGGGCGGGTTTGCAGGCGGCTACGGAGTTCATTCCGTTTGTGCCACACGACAAGTCGGTGGAATACCTGCTCAGTGCCTCCGCGCTGCTGATGGCCATTCCGGACGTGCCGCGCAATTTCGGCATCCTGCCCGGGAAGATTTTTGAGTACCTGGCGGCGAACAAACCCATTCTGTGCGTGGGCCCGGCCGGTTCCGATGCCGACAACCTGCTGCAGGAATGCGATGCGGGCCAAGCTCTGCCCTATCGCAACTTGGCCCTGATGCTGGCCACGCTGGAAACCCTGGTGGCCCAGTGGCGCCACAACCCCAACCTCGACCTGCCAGCCGTGAGCCACCACCGCTACTCGCGCCGCGCCCTCACGGCGCGCCTGGCCGAAATTGCCGCCAGCTAG